In the genome of Flexistipes sinusarabici DSM 4947, one region contains:
- a CDS encoding V-type ATPase subunit: MKNSVIKFSGKNYPTEYLVSRLMTRLYQDYPKRGAKEIMWVHSNMNAKLTDMFYPFFAVMELKRVINILRYKFFRGTDKKIEEVFEESLLTEELKKFFIKVDSLKKIKDELPEKVPILKMLVLKKEYEFFGEMEDDIYSEAYSFLLNSAKNKIIKSFMRRYIDHANIRQTYKVMKWNLEKSHIIKGGFLDRETFIKIIEKGDKRDLYAFLDSYLDGGFSESDVGILDILLIENMLDSLREFRLGNNYKGFILYYLWNCHYKAVTA, encoded by the coding sequence ATGAAAAACTCGGTGATAAAATTTAGCGGGAAAAATTATCCCACTGAATATCTGGTTAGCAGACTTATGACCAGACTGTATCAGGATTATCCGAAAAGGGGTGCAAAAGAGATAATGTGGGTGCATTCCAATATGAATGCAAAGCTTACCGATATGTTTTATCCGTTTTTTGCCGTTATGGAGCTGAAAAGGGTTATAAATATTTTGAGGTATAAATTTTTCCGAGGGACGGATAAGAAAATTGAAGAGGTTTTTGAGGAGAGTCTTCTTACGGAAGAGTTAAAGAAATTTTTTATCAAGGTTGATTCTCTGAAAAAAATAAAAGATGAGTTGCCTGAAAAAGTACCGATACTGAAGATGCTTGTGCTAAAGAAGGAGTATGAATTTTTTGGTGAAATGGAGGATGATATATACAGTGAAGCTTACAGTTTTTTATTAAACAGTGCGAAAAATAAGATAATCAAAAGTTTTATGCGCAGATATATAGATCATGCCAATATAAGACAGACATATAAGGTGATGAAATGGAACCTTGAAAAGAGTCATATTATAAAAGGCGGTTTTCTGGATAGGGAAACATTTATAAAAATTATTGAGAAAGGGGATAAAAGGGATTTGTATGCCTTTCTTGACTCATATCTTGACGGGGGGTTCAGTGAATCCGATGTGGGCATTTTGGATATTCTGCTTATAGAAAATATGCTGGATAGTTTAAGAGAGTTCCGTCTCGGGAATAACTATAAAGGTTTTATCCTATATTATCTCTGGAATTGTCATTATAAAGCCGTTACGGCATAG
- a CDS encoding V-type ATPase 116kDa subunit family protein translates to MILGDMGYGIIILIISLAMIFLSKPDTTVSDAGKVFSVCAVYTIIFGFLYGEFFGSFGRHTFGLEPILVDREEEILTTAYLAVSIGVFHVLLGLVLNGISSIRSKNLKSFITSLAMTVLIAASVVLLVVLFKWEKGLLSMSLIWIIVGLTVVLVILGGLIAPLEILKSMGNIISYVRIMAIGLASVMLAHVANMLSGKAGNIFLGIFIAVLLHLLNLLLGVFSPTIHSLRLNYVEFFSKFLESEGKGFKPLKK, encoded by the coding sequence ATGATTTTGGGTGACATGGGATATGGTATTATTATCCTTATTATATCACTTGCAATGATTTTTTTGAGCAAGCCTGACACAACTGTTTCCGATGCAGGCAAAGTTTTTTCCGTATGTGCTGTCTATACAATAATTTTCGGGTTTTTGTACGGGGAATTCTTCGGTTCCTTCGGCAGACATACCTTCGGATTGGAGCCGATTCTTGTGGACAGAGAAGAGGAGATTCTCACAACCGCTTATCTGGCAGTATCCATCGGTGTATTTCACGTACTTTTGGGACTTGTTTTAAACGGTATATCTTCGATAAGGTCAAAAAATCTGAAAAGTTTTATCACGAGCCTTGCCATGACAGTACTTATTGCTGCCAGTGTTGTGCTGTTAGTCGTTCTTTTTAAATGGGAGAAGGGGCTGCTCAGCATGAGTTTGATATGGATAATTGTGGGACTGACAGTTGTTCTGGTAATACTGGGCGGACTTATTGCTCCTCTGGAAATTTTGAAGAGTATGGGGAATATCATTTCTTATGTCCGTATAATGGCAATCGGACTGGCTTCGGTAATGCTCGCACATGTGGCAAATATGCTTTCGGGAAAAGCCGGGAATATTTTTCTGGGGATTTTTATAGCTGTACTGCTGCACCTTTTAAATCTTCTTCTTGGGGTGTTTTCCCCAACCATACATTCATTGAGGCTCAATTATGTAGAGTTTTTCAGTAAATTTCTGGAGTCGGAAGGAAAAGGTTTCAAACCATTAAAAAAATAA
- a CDS encoding tRNA-queuosine alpha-mannosyltransferase domain-containing protein, with protein sequence MSENHTKILLLSAYEAKSHKCWRKFLEENFTRYKFTSVVLPPRFFSWRIHGNPLIFSEYETEKLTENYDLIIATSMCDVATIKGFFPNLAGIPVIVYFHENQFAYPETERVKSYQDAQIKSINSAVVAEKLLFNSFYNMQTFLEEGEKLLKKMPDFNKIKIFEKLAAKSEVLPVPIYPLGFDRKTANNTPVILWNHRWEYDKAPERFFQAINKLRNKGYSFKLNVVGQQFRRQPECFDKYKNIFRDEILHWGYIKDIDKYHEILRNSDFVVSTSLHEFQGLAVLEAVSAGAVPVVPDRMAYREIFQDIYKYASHKNEPEKDINALAEKMAMFIEKYNKGEYIPTPDISGFYVSNLTSRYEKIFAQIIAR encoded by the coding sequence ATGTCTGAAAATCATACCAAAATTTTGCTGTTAAGTGCTTATGAAGCCAAAAGCCATAAGTGCTGGCGGAAATTTCTGGAGGAAAATTTCACGAGGTATAAGTTCACTTCAGTTGTGCTTCCGCCCCGTTTTTTCTCTTGGAGGATTCACGGCAACCCCCTTATTTTCAGCGAATATGAAACAGAAAAACTGACAGAAAACTACGATTTAATTATTGCCACTTCAATGTGCGATGTTGCTACGATAAAAGGTTTCTTTCCCAATTTGGCCGGGATCCCGGTAATTGTTTATTTTCACGAAAATCAGTTTGCATATCCGGAAACGGAGCGTGTGAAAAGTTATCAGGATGCACAGATAAAAAGTATCAATTCTGCCGTTGTTGCTGAAAAGCTATTGTTTAACAGTTTTTATAATATGCAGACTTTTCTGGAAGAAGGTGAAAAACTGCTTAAAAAAATGCCGGATTTCAATAAAATAAAAATTTTTGAAAAGCTGGCAGCCAAAAGTGAGGTGCTGCCCGTCCCCATATACCCTCTGGGCTTTGACAGGAAAACTGCAAATAACACCCCTGTTATTTTGTGGAACCACCGGTGGGAGTACGACAAGGCACCCGAAAGGTTTTTTCAAGCAATAAATAAACTCCGGAATAAGGGATACTCATTCAAATTGAATGTTGTCGGCCAGCAATTTCGCAGACAGCCTGAATGTTTTGATAAATACAAAAACATTTTCAGAGATGAAATATTGCACTGGGGTTATATAAAGGATATTGATAAATACCATGAAATCTTACGAAATTCAGATTTTGTTGTCTCAACTTCCCTGCATGAATTTCAGGGTTTAGCGGTACTGGAAGCTGTGTCTGCAGGGGCTGTGCCTGTTGTTCCCGACCGTATGGCATACAGAGAAATTTTTCAGGATATATACAAATATGCCTCGCATAAAAATGAGCCGGAAAAAGACATTAATGCTTTGGCGGAAAAGATGGCAATGTTTATTGAGAAATACAACAAGGGAGAATATATTCCAACACCTGATATATCCGGTTTTTACGTTTCAAACCTTACAAGCAGATATGAGAAGATATTTGCGCAGATAATTGCTCGTTAA
- a CDS encoding V-type ATP synthase subunit A — protein sequence MKGKLIGISGYIVKARLPEAGIYDRVLVGERELTGEIIKISGEDVIIQVYEDTRGLGTGEKVESLKKPLTSFLGPGLMGNIFDGLQRPLEKIVEEEGSFFAGKAVHHFDQLKQKFTFTPLKNEGDSVYVGEALGYFSDKGFKHYVFADTAEGKVKEITEGEFLPESPVVKLEDGTDIYSYSQQPVRIPLVSGDKQILKEPIITGQRVIDFFFPLMKGGVSIIPGGFGTGKTVLEQSIAKYADVDIVLYVGCGERGNEIAEMIEEFTTIKDEREDRLLRDRTVFVVNTSNMPVAARESSIYMAVCAGEYYRRMGYHVLLLADSISRWAEALKEISSSLEEMPGEEGYPTYMSSRIASYVERAGAVKTAVEKKTGSLSMVLSVSPPGADFAEPVTQTLLQNSGVFLMLDRELAYARHYPAINWTQSYSNYREDLEDYYRQNVAEDWQNLRRECLQILKQEQELMEIRQIVGDEGMKEEDKEIIQLADKIKTEFLMQDAFSEDAYSTLQETYEKIKGILGER from the coding sequence ATGAAAGGTAAATTGATAGGCATATCGGGATATATTGTGAAGGCCCGGCTTCCGGAAGCGGGGATTTATGACAGGGTTCTTGTGGGGGAAAGGGAGCTGACCGGAGAGATTATAAAAATATCGGGTGAGGATGTAATAATACAGGTATATGAAGATACGAGAGGGTTGGGCACAGGAGAGAAAGTTGAGTCATTAAAAAAGCCGCTGACCTCTTTTTTAGGCCCGGGGCTTATGGGCAATATATTTGACGGACTGCAAAGGCCGCTGGAGAAAATTGTGGAGGAGGAAGGCAGCTTTTTTGCTGGCAAAGCCGTCCACCATTTTGATCAGTTAAAACAGAAGTTTACCTTCACTCCGCTGAAAAATGAGGGTGATAGTGTTTATGTCGGAGAAGCTTTGGGCTACTTTAGTGATAAAGGCTTTAAACATTATGTTTTTGCGGACACCGCTGAAGGTAAAGTGAAGGAGATAACTGAAGGGGAATTCCTGCCGGAATCACCTGTTGTAAAACTGGAAGATGGAACAGATATCTATTCCTATAGCCAACAGCCGGTACGCATCCCCCTTGTTTCAGGAGATAAACAGATATTAAAGGAACCGATTATCACAGGTCAGAGGGTGATAGATTTCTTTTTCCCCCTGATGAAAGGAGGCGTCTCGATTATCCCCGGTGGTTTCGGTACCGGTAAAACCGTCCTTGAACAGTCCATTGCAAAATATGCGGATGTTGACATTGTCCTTTATGTGGGCTGTGGCGAAAGGGGAAATGAGATTGCCGAGATGATAGAGGAATTTACCACTATAAAAGATGAGCGGGAAGACAGGTTGTTAAGAGACAGGACTGTTTTTGTGGTGAACACTTCCAATATGCCTGTTGCCGCTAGGGAATCTTCGATTTACATGGCAGTATGTGCTGGGGAATATTACCGTCGTATGGGCTATCATGTTTTGTTGCTGGCGGACAGTATTTCCCGATGGGCTGAAGCTCTTAAGGAAATATCTTCTTCACTTGAGGAGATGCCGGGCGAGGAAGGATATCCCACCTATATGAGTTCCCGCATTGCTTCTTATGTTGAAAGAGCTGGTGCTGTTAAAACGGCAGTAGAAAAAAAGACAGGTTCTTTGAGTATGGTTCTTTCCGTTTCCCCTCCGGGTGCTGATTTTGCTGAACCTGTAACGCAGACACTTCTGCAGAACAGCGGTGTTTTTCTGATGCTGGACAGGGAGCTTGCTTACGCAAGGCACTATCCTGCTATAAACTGGACACAGAGTTATTCTAACTACAGGGAGGATCTGGAGGATTATTACCGGCAAAATGTGGCTGAAGACTGGCAGAATCTCAGAAGAGAATGCCTTCAGATTTTAAAACAGGAACAGGAGCTGATGGAGATCAGACAGATTGTCGGCGATGAAGGGATGAAGGAAGAGGACAAGGAGATTATACAGCTTGCCGATAAGATTAAAACGGAGTTTCTGATGCAGGATGCTTTTTCAGAGGATGCTTACTCCACACTGCAGGAAACATACGAAAAAATTAAAGGTATTTTGGGGGAGAGATGA
- a CDS encoding efflux RND transporter periplasmic adaptor subunit, with translation MDEQQKNKRVEDESKTLPKKTWWQRLLSFIMIVFMIGAGVYGVKYFLSSRPMPQISKPEKIIPTVTVKDIKPSEHRVSISAYGNVKVKNAVEIKSQVSGIVTYVSDKLDLGEFVKAGEILVEIDKTDYEIALEKSLSALEQAQSNLTLEKGKQSVAKKEWEIMQKRGGDNISEEQKALALRVPQLMSARAAVKQAEADVRKARLDLKRTVIRSPFNGIVMKKNVSKGSYLNVQGSVARIISTEDFYVEAYIEKEKLKWLDKSRTVMIESGTGKFTGKVEEVLPDVQDKGLMAKILISVNNPLQSDPPLLVGDYAEITLKGKIIKNIYKVPRSAVSDRGKIYMVNSENRLKINEYDKMWEDEKNIYVKNTFPPEWKLVVSKIFAPSDGMKVKISDENSGASR, from the coding sequence ATGGACGAACAGCAGAAAAATAAACGTGTGGAAGACGAGAGCAAGACACTTCCCAAAAAGACCTGGTGGCAAAGGCTTTTATCTTTTATTATGATAGTATTCATGATCGGGGCAGGTGTCTATGGTGTGAAATATTTTTTATCTTCCAGACCGATGCCACAGATCTCAAAACCGGAAAAAATTATTCCTACCGTTACTGTTAAAGATATAAAGCCTTCCGAGCATCGGGTCAGTATCTCAGCTTACGGTAATGTAAAGGTAAAAAATGCAGTGGAAATAAAATCTCAGGTTTCGGGTATTGTGACTTATGTGTCCGACAAATTAGATCTGGGTGAATTTGTGAAAGCAGGGGAAATCCTTGTGGAAATTGATAAAACTGACTACGAAATCGCCCTTGAAAAGAGCCTGAGTGCACTTGAACAGGCACAATCAAATCTTACACTTGAAAAAGGGAAACAGTCGGTTGCAAAGAAGGAATGGGAAATAATGCAAAAGCGCGGCGGAGACAATATCTCTGAGGAGCAAAAGGCGCTTGCATTAAGAGTTCCTCAGCTTATGAGTGCCAGAGCTGCAGTGAAGCAGGCTGAGGCTGATGTCCGGAAAGCCCGGCTGGATCTGAAACGAACTGTTATAAGGTCTCCTTTTAACGGGATTGTGATGAAAAAAAATGTCAGCAAAGGCTCTTACCTGAATGTTCAGGGGTCAGTGGCCAGGATTATTTCAACTGAGGATTTTTACGTTGAAGCTTATATAGAGAAAGAAAAACTGAAGTGGCTGGATAAATCCAGGACAGTAATGATAGAATCAGGTACCGGTAAATTTACAGGTAAAGTTGAGGAAGTGCTGCCTGATGTACAGGACAAAGGACTTATGGCAAAAATTTTGATTTCAGTTAACAACCCCCTTCAATCTGATCCTCCTTTGCTGGTTGGTGATTACGCAGAGATTACTTTGAAAGGTAAAATCATCAAGAATATCTATAAGGTACCAAGATCAGCTGTTTCTGACAGGGGTAAAATATACATGGTAAATAGTGAAAACAGGCTCAAAATCAATGAATACGATAAAATGTGGGAAGATGAAAAAAATATATATGTCAAAAATACATTTCCTCCGGAATGGAAGCTGGTCGTAAGTAAAATATTCGCTCCTTCAGACGGTATGAAAGTTAAAATTTCAGATGAAAACTCCGGTGCTTCCAGATGA
- a CDS encoding V-type ATP synthase subunit B produces MRLSNHVYRTVEEISGQLIFVEGVSRAKIGELVKIIDKTGNVETDAEVLQVEGDRVMLQLVDLPLGMQKKSATAIFTDKISKVPVSEKMINRFFSGSMQPLDDMPMFVREKDIPVTGYVINPVARKSPEDMVKTGFSFIDGLNTLVMGQKLPIFSLSGLPSARVVVDIINNAFGEESESDSLIVFAALGLSYYESEYYMNNIKDSATDNICFLNMADDPLIERLLTPRYALSTAEYFAYEKKKNVLVIIADITNYCEALREISALREELPGRRGYPGYMYSDLASIYERAGRVKGMEGSVTLLPVLTVPEDDITHPIADLTGYITEGQIVFSRDMQQAGVYPPVDILKSLSRLMQKGMKSDEHKKITKGIFSNYAKGCKLRQMESIVGREGMSKEDINLLNFADTVENQFLHQEGKRSLEETLGIGDKILKEAGLR; encoded by the coding sequence ATGAGACTTTCCAACCATGTTTATAGGACGGTGGAGGAAATCAGCGGGCAATTGATTTTTGTGGAAGGTGTTAGCCGGGCGAAAATCGGTGAACTTGTGAAAATTATCGATAAGACGGGGAATGTTGAGACGGATGCTGAGGTACTTCAGGTGGAGGGAGACAGAGTTATGCTGCAGCTTGTGGATCTGCCCCTTGGGATGCAAAAGAAAAGCGCCACTGCTATTTTCACAGATAAAATATCCAAGGTCCCAGTATCGGAAAAAATGATAAACAGGTTTTTTTCAGGTTCTATGCAGCCTCTGGATGATATGCCGATGTTTGTCAGGGAAAAAGATATTCCAGTCACGGGCTATGTTATTAATCCTGTTGCAAGGAAATCCCCTGAGGATATGGTAAAGACGGGATTTTCTTTTATTGATGGTCTCAATACCCTGGTAATGGGGCAGAAACTGCCGATTTTTTCACTATCCGGACTTCCCTCTGCCAGAGTTGTGGTTGATATTATCAACAATGCGTTCGGGGAGGAATCTGAAAGTGATTCGCTGATTGTATTTGCTGCACTCGGTTTGTCATATTACGAGAGTGAGTACTATATGAATAATATAAAAGACAGTGCCACGGATAATATCTGTTTTCTGAATATGGCGGATGATCCGCTGATTGAGCGACTTTTGACGCCGCGATATGCACTGAGCACAGCTGAGTATTTTGCATATGAAAAGAAAAAAAACGTTCTGGTAATTATAGCGGATATAACAAATTACTGCGAAGCTTTAAGGGAAATTTCTGCGCTCAGGGAGGAGTTGCCCGGCAGGCGCGGTTACCCGGGTTATATGTACTCAGATCTGGCATCCATTTATGAAAGAGCCGGAAGGGTTAAAGGGATGGAGGGGTCGGTTACGCTTTTACCGGTATTGACCGTTCCTGAGGATGATATTACGCACCCTATAGCCGATTTAACCGGATATATCACGGAAGGCCAAATTGTATTTTCAAGGGATATGCAGCAGGCCGGGGTTTACCCGCCAGTTGATATTTTGAAAAGTCTTTCAAGACTTATGCAGAAGGGGATGAAATCTGATGAGCATAAAAAAATTACAAAGGGTATATTCAGCAATTATGCCAAAGGATGTAAATTGCGACAGATGGAAAGTATTGTGGGCAGAGAAGGGATGAGTAAAGAGGATATTAATCTGTTGAATTTTGCAGATACCGTTGAAAACCAATTCTTGCACCAGGAGGGAAAAAGAAGTCTGGAAGAGACGCTGGGAATCGGTGATAAAATCCTGAAAGAAGCGGGGCTGCGCTGA
- a CDS encoding TolC family protein: MKCKYLLLTVLILPVVFSCTVFKPEISQIETVLDNSKGSAAASFIDNETLWWNIFESPEISKLMDKAFGNNFNIKAAYYRIKQAQASYRKSYSGYYPSADLSLERSYNKQKQKNLDAVTTDKWSLGLNVSYEADIWGKTSAEAESAALQVDISRYNLKGSALILSTDIAKAWVDIIANNIKLNTLREQLKLNQDIYSILEERYYSSMADLIDLYQQESVIANIRSQIDDTISEIKQLKQSLNVLTGTHPGAKISVVTEQIPEINPLPKGGLPASVLKNRPDLKASWLKVKSAAWNVSSAKAARLPSLRLTGSYNYSAEKLADIFDNWALNLAGSLIAPIIDGGSRKAEVARSKAALQEAVMNYKQDTLNAVKEAEAAMLNEKKYVKRIKNTEKRLSIAEKILKEAERRYYSGMSDYSAVLNQRLNILELKSTLTDLKSSRIKSRIDLYKAAGGRIPELNEILKEVKNGRTAEK; encoded by the coding sequence ATGAAATGTAAATATCTTCTTTTGACAGTATTAATTTTGCCGGTGGTTTTTTCCTGCACTGTTTTCAAGCCTGAAATTTCACAGATTGAAACTGTGCTTGATAACAGCAAAGGTTCTGCAGCTGCCAGCTTTATCGACAATGAGACTCTGTGGTGGAATATTTTTGAGAGTCCGGAAATTTCAAAACTTATGGATAAAGCTTTTGGTAACAACTTTAATATCAAAGCTGCTTATTATCGGATAAAACAGGCTCAGGCATCCTACAGAAAATCTTACAGCGGATACTATCCTTCTGCTGACTTAAGTCTGGAGAGGAGTTACAATAAACAAAAACAGAAAAATCTTGATGCCGTTACCACTGATAAATGGAGCCTTGGGCTGAATGTCAGCTATGAAGCCGACATCTGGGGCAAAACCAGTGCTGAAGCTGAAAGTGCAGCTTTGCAGGTTGACATAAGCCGTTACAATTTAAAAGGCAGTGCCCTGATTCTGAGCACCGATATTGCAAAGGCCTGGGTTGATATTATTGCTAATAACATTAAACTGAATACTTTAAGAGAACAGCTAAAGTTGAACCAGGACATATATTCCATTTTAGAAGAAAGATACTACAGTTCCATGGCTGATCTTATCGACTTGTATCAGCAGGAAAGTGTGATAGCCAACATTCGGAGTCAAATTGATGATACCATTTCGGAAATAAAACAGCTGAAACAGAGTCTGAATGTATTGACAGGGACTCATCCGGGGGCGAAAATTTCTGTTGTTACAGAGCAAATACCGGAGATAAACCCGCTTCCCAAAGGCGGTTTGCCTGCCTCTGTTTTGAAAAACAGACCGGATTTAAAAGCATCATGGTTAAAGGTGAAATCTGCTGCCTGGAATGTTTCATCGGCAAAAGCCGCAAGACTGCCTTCTTTAAGACTTACGGGTTCCTATAATTATTCTGCTGAAAAGCTGGCGGATATTTTTGACAATTGGGCGTTAAATCTTGCAGGCTCCCTTATTGCTCCAATTATAGACGGAGGCTCCAGAAAAGCCGAAGTGGCAAGAAGCAAAGCGGCTTTACAGGAAGCTGTTATGAATTACAAACAGGATACTTTAAATGCCGTAAAAGAGGCTGAGGCAGCCATGCTTAATGAAAAGAAATATGTGAAGCGGATAAAAAATACTGAAAAGAGGCTCTCCATAGCTGAGAAAATTCTGAAAGAAGCTGAGCGAAGGTATTATTCCGGTATGTCAGATTACTCCGCAGTACTTAACCAGAGACTTAATATTCTTGAACTTAAAAGCACACTTACAGACCTCAAAAGTTCCAGAATCAAGTCAAGAATCGATCTCTATAAAGCTGCCGGAGGCAGAATACCCGAACTAAACGAAATCCTGAAAGAGGTTAAAAATGGACGAACAGCAGAAAAATAA
- a CDS encoding V-type ATP synthase subunit E family protein, which produces MSQKKLMERIREKADEEIEQLKNEYENKRKDIENTFSSEKEKIRNEIKRKEEKAFQKEKLKYDLEIEYFISQKCRERAEKLVEKIWKESAEDFFERHKEELNTGNWETLYVNDSDTKLAEKYFPHSEVAVNEKITGGFIAENKDGTFLIDNTIKSRFEKMWPEILPEIMGKVYEKLGDKI; this is translated from the coding sequence ATGTCTCAGAAAAAGTTGATGGAAAGAATAAGAGAAAAAGCAGATGAAGAGATTGAGCAGCTGAAAAACGAATACGAGAATAAACGAAAAGATATTGAAAATACGTTCAGCAGTGAAAAAGAAAAGATCAGAAATGAGATAAAAAGGAAAGAGGAAAAAGCTTTCCAAAAGGAAAAATTAAAGTACGACCTTGAGATTGAGTATTTCATTTCACAAAAGTGCAGAGAACGCGCTGAAAAACTGGTGGAAAAAATCTGGAAGGAATCGGCTGAAGATTTTTTTGAAAGACATAAAGAAGAGCTCAATACAGGGAATTGGGAAACGCTTTATGTCAATGACTCAGATACAAAACTGGCGGAGAAATATTTCCCGCATTCTGAAGTTGCCGTTAACGAAAAAATTACCGGCGGATTTATTGCAGAGAATAAAGATGGAACGTTTCTGATTGATAACACTATTAAGAGCCGGTTTGAAAAAATGTGGCCTGAAATACTGCCGGAAATTATGGGAAAGGTTTATGAAAAACTCGGTGATAAAATTTAG
- a CDS encoding V-type ATP synthase subunit D: MLQHTRTKLIELKNSISTVENSISILNTKRAALIGELMKITRLYYDKKEIIKDKYAKALSQLDKSRRLDGSGFFDSALQSAIREIEFEVKSYNLWGVPIKEVRIPGSVIPETNKRNLGFLTSSTFFEKTVQDFESLVNELLDNINYEYKIKRLSAEVVKINRRINVLEQKILPGIKSDIKNIQQHLSERERAEFIKLKYFKNVLRER, encoded by the coding sequence ATGCTCCAACATACGAGAACCAAGCTTATAGAGCTGAAAAACAGTATAAGCACTGTTGAAAACAGTATTTCCATCCTAAATACAAAAAGGGCTGCTCTCATAGGTGAGCTTATGAAGATAACCCGCCTGTACTACGACAAAAAGGAAATAATAAAGGATAAATATGCAAAAGCACTTTCCCAGCTGGATAAATCAAGAAGGCTTGACGGCAGCGGGTTTTTTGACTCAGCATTGCAGAGTGCCATAAGGGAAATTGAATTTGAAGTTAAAAGTTATAACTTATGGGGTGTACCGATCAAGGAAGTTAGGATTCCGGGGTCTGTGATTCCCGAAACGAATAAAAGGAATCTGGGATTTTTGACATCCAGCACATTTTTCGAAAAGACTGTACAGGATTTTGAGTCTCTCGTGAACGAGCTTTTGGACAATATCAACTATGAGTATAAGATTAAAAGGCTGTCTGCGGAAGTGGTGAAAATCAATAGGCGTATAAATGTTCTGGAGCAGAAAATACTCCCCGGGATAAAGTCGGATATTAAAAATATTCAGCAGCATCTCAGCGAAAGGGAGAGAGCTGAGTTCATCAAACTCAAATATTTCAAGAATGTCCTCAGAGAGCGCTGA
- a CDS encoding V-type ATP synthase subunit F, whose amino-acid sequence MKKIAFITTEDADYGFRLAGASQFIAGKEKVVSVVEELINSEEFGIILIDERVLDDDVLSKIDALQQNFEGIVSTLPSPYEEGEMAYDIVDRLVSRAIGYQVRFRHER is encoded by the coding sequence ATGAAAAAGATAGCTTTTATTACAACAGAAGATGCTGATTACGGATTCAGACTTGCAGGTGCTTCACAATTTATTGCCGGCAAAGAAAAAGTGGTGAGCGTTGTGGAAGAGCTTATAAACAGTGAGGAATTCGGCATTATACTCATTGATGAGAGGGTGTTGGATGATGACGTACTGAGCAAAATTGATGCATTGCAGCAGAATTTTGAAGGTATTGTCTCCACACTTCCCTCACCTTATGAAGAAGGTGAGATGGCATATGATATTGTGGACAGGCTTGTTTCAAGAGCAATAGGTTATCAGGTGAGGTTCAGACATGAAAGGTAA
- a CDS encoding ATPase: MEIVWKAFAAALAIGIPALATAWAQSKIGAAGAGALAEKPELRGTIIILVAIHETMVILGFVVASMLLFG; this comes from the coding sequence ATGGAAATTGTATGGAAGGCTTTCGCTGCGGCACTGGCAATAGGAATTCCCGCTCTGGCAACAGCGTGGGCTCAGTCAAAGATAGGAGCTGCCGGTGCAGGTGCATTGGCTGAAAAACCGGAACTTCGGGGTACAATAATTATTCTTGTGGCTATTCACGAAACTATGGTTATTCTCGGTTTTGTTGTCGCTTCAATGCTGCTTTTCGGGTGA